A single Nicotiana tabacum cultivar K326 chromosome 5, ASM71507v2, whole genome shotgun sequence DNA region contains:
- the LOC142180719 gene encoding agamous-like MADS-box protein AGL62: protein MSTRLIKGRKSVCLAKIENQNNRQVTFSKRRNGVFKKANELAAMTGAEVGIIVSSPGSKPYSFGHPNINEIMNKYVGEERPLSPSSPDIDEKYVQTFRKANSRKLNAQLNTLQDQLDFELSLKNKLNQMNKNVESQQEWFRGPIEKMNYTKASILKEELEDLLLKVKKYGTERGYGYENGKWKVE from the exons ATGAGTACTAGGTTGATTAAAGGTCGCAAAAGTGTTTGTCTCGCGAAGATAGAAAATCAGAATAATCGACAAGTGACCTTCTCAAAACGCCGAAATGGTGTCTTCAAGAAAGCAAATGAGCTTGCTGCTATGACTGGTGCTGAAGTTGGCATCATCGTGTCTTCACCAG GTAGCAAGCCTTACTCTTTTGGTCATCCAAATATAAACGAAATCATGAACAAATATGTTGGGGAAGAAAGGCCTCTATCACCATCATCACCAGACATTGATGAAAAATATGTCCAGACGTTTCGAAAAGCCAATTCTAGAAAACTTAACGCGCAACTCAATACTCTACAAGACCAGCTGGATTTTGAGTTAAGCTTGAAAAACAAACTCAATCAGATGAATAAGAATGTGGAAAGCCAACAAGAGTGGTTCAGGGGTCCTATAGAGAAGATGAACTACACAAAGGCTTCAATATTGAAAGAGGAGTTGGAAGATCTTCTCTTGAAGGTGAAGAAATATGGTACTGAACGTGGGTATGGTTATGAAAATGGAAAATGGAAGGTTGAATAA